A window of the Lactuca sativa cultivar Salinas chromosome 5, Lsat_Salinas_v11, whole genome shotgun sequence genome harbors these coding sequences:
- the LOC111898410 gene encoding ankyrin repeat-containing protein ITN1, whose translation MDPNLFDASLTGNVQLLNALFQEDELVLDRISLSCFNETPLHIAALRGHLDFVKILVRKKPILAMSLDSLRRTALHLASAEGHVEIVCELLNVMSPEGWRFHDQEGRTALHLAAMNEQLEILKALIQKEPDLGKELQGNGDTILHTCIPWNRFEAMKLLSELWNDEELAKLTDCNDNTLLHLAVVHKQIQTVKYLLQKPSVRAAGNIVNRHGFTALDILDHCPQDLNALQIRSLLIEANFLRAKDVSHSFRPFQRSTESKSSDTVANPESKPKGCMSRIWNWYLNHNGDWSEKQRGILILAAILVAGTSFYSGLHPPGGTFTGSKDGPLGNAVQTEVVMGNFTIFVIQNTIIMVISMMIALVLLSGISLRNKFTLWVLNLATVCILFFTTLTYLQEIAWMSPDTWVNAPTLYMCFVWILLFLFVAFIHTIFFIIWVIKKLLNARTKKRNNDYVVV comes from the exons ATGGACCCAAACCTGTTCGATGCATCCTTAACAGGAAATGTACAACTCCTTAATGCATTGTTCCAGGAAGACGAGCTAGTTCTTGACAGAATTTCGCTCAGCTGCTTCAACGAAACACCATTGCACATTGCAGCCTTGAGAGGCCACCTCGATTTCGTGAAGATTCTTGTGCGTAAAAAGCCGATACTCGCTATGTCTCTTGATTCGCTACGAAGAACAGCCCTCCACTTGGCATCCGCGGAGGGCCACGTGGAGATTGTATGTGAACTCTTGAACGTGATGAGTCCTGAAGGATGGCGTTTCCACGACCAAGAAGGAAGAACAGCGCTGCACTTGGCTGCCATGAATGAACAATTAGAGATATTAAAAGCTCTGATTCAGAAAGAACCTGATCTTGGTAAAGAGCTACAGGGAAACGGGGATACCATTTTGCATACCTGCATCCCTTGGAATCGTTTTGAGGCCATGAAATTGTTATCTGAGCTATGGAATGATGAAGAGCTGGCGAAGCTCACAGATTGCAATGACAACACCCTCCTTCACCTAGCTGTCGTTCATAAACAGATCCAG ACTGTTAAATATCTGCTTCAGAAACCAAGTGTTAGAGCAGCGGGAAACATTGTTAATAGACATGGGTTCACAGCACTTGATATTCTTGATCATTGTCCACAGGATCTCAAtgcactacaaattcgtagtttgCTTATCGAAGCCAACTTTCTGAGAGCTAAAGATGTTAGTCATTCCTTTAGACCATTTCAAAGGTCAACAGAATCGAAATCCTCAGACACAGTTGCCAATCCGGAAAGCAAGCCTAAAGGATGTATGTCAAGAATATGGAATTGGTATCTGAATCACAATGGAGATTGGTCGGAGAAACAACGTGGGATTCTGATTCTGGCAGCGATATTAGTGGCAGGAACATCATTCTATTCTGGGCTACACCCTCCAGGAGGAACGTTTACTGGTTCTAAAGATGGACCTCTGGGAAACGCAGTTCAAACAGAAGTAGTAATGGGTAATTTCACCATATTCGTGATACAAAATACCATAATCATGGTTATTTCAATGATGATTGCTCTGGTGTTGCTGAGTGGAATCTCTCTAAGGAACAAGTTCACTTTATGGGTGCTCAACCTCGCAACTGTTTGCATCTTGTTTTTTACAACCCTTACTTATTTACAGGAGATAGCCTGGATGTCCCCTGATACATGGGTGAATGCTCCAACACTTTACATGTGCTTTGTATGGATACTGCTATTCTTGTTTGTTGCCTTCATCCACACAATATTCTTCATAATATGGGTGATAAAGAAGCTCTTGAACGCTAGAACAAAGAAAAGGAACAATGACTACGTTGTCGTATAA